Proteins from a single region of Fusobacterium varium:
- a CDS encoding PTS transporter subunit EIIB codes for MESAKGLYIVIGIIILVVIFVIVRKYSLIAKLKRVNCIDLDKVEDKKLLGIGKLYIKALGGEKNIVSVDTCLTRIRVVVKNGNLIDEKRIAVLGAKKVIRLTNEKVHIVLGLKAEKLEKAINEIREK; via the coding sequence ATGGAATCTGCCAAGGGGCTGTATATTGTAATAGGAATAATTATTTTAGTTGTTATTTTTGTAATTGTAAGAAAATATAGTTTAATTGCAAAATTAAAGAGAGTAAATTGTATAGACTTGGATAAAGTTGAAGATAAGAAACTTTTGGGAATAGGAAAACTTTATATAAAAGCTTTAGGTGGAGAAAAGAATATAGTTAGTGTAGATACTTGCTTGACTAGAATAAGAGTTGTTGTTAAAAATGGTAATCTAATTGATGAAAAGAGAATAGCAGTTTTAGGAGCTAAAAAAGTTATCAGATTAACAAATGAAAAGGTACATATAGTACTTGGATTAAAAGCTGAAAAATTAGAGAAAGCTATTAATGAAATTAGAGAAAAGTAA
- the mnmA gene encoding tRNA 2-thiouridine(34) synthase MnmA has protein sequence MRDKKKIVIGMSGGVDSSVAAYLLKSEGYEVIGVTLDHNEEKSLKLEIAGAKEICNFLGIKHIVVDIQELFRKEVIENFLDGYSNGITPSPCVICDERVKLKTLFKIADEENAEYVATGHYCSVEYLDEFESYLLKISINKRKDQSYMLYRLDRDKIERLKFPLYNYEKSEIREIAKNIGLKVHDKGDSQGICFAKNGYIDFLRENLGDKIKKGKFLNKDGKVLGEHQGYQLYTIGQRRGLGLKLPKPHFIVNIKKESNEIILGDYEELYKKEVKLLEFKSPVELDKLIGKKLIGRPRFSSFGDLGEIKIKDNEVFFEFDESTPQLAPGQHLVLYYKDFVLGGGIIET, from the coding sequence ATGAGAGATAAAAAGAAAATTGTAATAGGAATGAGTGGGGGAGTAGACTCCTCAGTAGCTGCCTATCTTTTAAAAAGTGAAGGATATGAAGTTATCGGAGTTACCCTTGATCATAATGAGGAAAAAAGTTTAAAATTAGAGATAGCAGGAGCTAAAGAGATATGTAATTTTTTAGGAATAAAACATATTGTTGTAGATATTCAGGAGTTATTTAGAAAAGAGGTAATAGAAAACTTTTTAGATGGGTATTCTAATGGAATTACCCCCTCACCATGTGTAATATGTGATGAAAGGGTAAAATTGAAAACTCTTTTTAAAATAGCAGATGAGGAGAATGCTGAATATGTAGCCACAGGGCATTACTGTTCAGTTGAATATTTAGATGAGTTTGAAAGTTATCTTTTAAAGATCTCGATTAATAAGAGAAAAGATCAAAGTTATATGTTATATAGATTGGACAGAGATAAAATCGAAAGATTAAAGTTCCCACTATATAATTATGAGAAATCTGAGATTAGAGAGATAGCTAAAAATATAGGGCTAAAAGTTCATGATAAAGGGGACAGTCAGGGGATTTGCTTTGCTAAAAATGGATATATAGATTTCTTGAGAGAAAATCTTGGAGATAAGATAAAAAAAGGTAAATTTTTGAATAAAGATGGCAAAGTTTTAGGAGAACATCAAGGATATCAGCTTTATACAATAGGGCAAAGAAGAGGGTTAGGCTTAAAATTACCTAAACCACACTTTATTGTAAATATAAAAAAAGAGAGTAATGAGATAATTTTAGGAGATTATGAAGAGTTATATAAAAAAGAGGTTAAATTATTAGAGTTTAAATCTCCAGTTGAATTAGATAAATTAATAGGAAAAAAATTAATAGGAAGACCAAGATTTTCAAGTTTTGGTGATTTAGGAGAGATAAAAATCAAAGATAATGAGGTATTTTTTGAATTTGATGAAAGTACACCACAATTAGCACCTGGACAACATTTAGTTTTGTACTATAAAGATTTTGTTTTAGGTGGAGGAATTATCGAAACTTGA
- a CDS encoding two pore domain potassium channel family protein, protein MKLKNLKEMIFRLLRNDLDLGYLVDIIRDNLSIRLKLKMIISELKKSENYDFIVFLTKITGVISVVLPIVFQLFSLKTINIFKLNYQTFKQIPILFISIFPIIVIARKNLIFKDGVLKALLLIVYYIIFMPITIIIFGLDIERIGGVSYEELYVLVYIVNIFLLFTSHVVLIKYCVTDIILNRRKVKSSDIVITLLTYITLGISFGALYSVINICYDGQAFHGMENVNTTLYFYFKHIYFSFVTLTTLGYGDIYPLTFWGEFFVIIESLTGIFLLNFSLGITLSSGILNSRKNDSQEDKKEIGD, encoded by the coding sequence ATGAAATTAAAAAATCTAAAAGAGATGATATTTCGACTTTTAAGAAACGATTTAGATTTGGGATATTTAGTAGATATTATCCGAGATAATCTCAGTATAAGATTAAAATTAAAAATGATAATTTCAGAGTTAAAAAAAAGTGAAAACTATGATTTTATAGTGTTTTTAACTAAGATAACAGGAGTAATATCAGTGGTGTTGCCAATAGTTTTTCAACTTTTTAGTTTAAAAACAATAAATATATTTAAATTAAATTATCAAACTTTTAAGCAGATACCAATACTGTTTATAAGTATTTTTCCTATAATAGTAATAGCTAGAAAAAATTTGATTTTTAAAGATGGAGTTTTAAAAGCACTTTTACTTATAGTTTACTATATTATATTTATGCCAATAACCATAATTATTTTTGGTTTAGATATAGAGCGTATAGGTGGAGTGAGTTATGAAGAACTATATGTTTTAGTTTATATAGTAAATATATTTTTGCTTTTTACTAGCCATGTAGTTTTGATAAAATATTGTGTAACAGATATAATTTTAAATAGAAGAAAGGTAAAAAGTAGTGATATTGTAATTACTCTTTTAACATATATAACATTAGGAATAAGCTTTGGGGCACTATATTCAGTTATAAATATATGTTATGATGGTCAGGCATTTCATGGAATGGAAAATGTAAATACAACTTTGTATTTCTATTTTAAACATATTTATTTTAGTTTTGTTACTTTAACAACTTTAGGTTATGGAGATATTTATCCATTGACTTTTTGGGGAGAATTTTTTGTAATTATTGAATCTTTAACAGGAATATTTTTATTAAATTTTTCTTTAGGAATAACATTGAGTTCAGGAATATTAAATTCTCGTAAAAATGATTCTCAAGAGGATAAAAAGGAAATAGGAGATTGA
- a CDS encoding biotin--[acetyl-CoA-carboxylase] ligase, whose amino-acid sequence MRIFRFSEIDSTSDFLKRKDDKRDYDLAIAETQTHGRGRRGNNWVSQKGMALFSFLLKVEENISIEEYSKLPLVTGIAVLKGLKRIENLDFKFKWTNDIYLEDKKICGILVEKIQDFFVIGIGININNSLEGAVADIATALTISTGKKYIVEDVIFTVLDEFKKQYKRFLCGEWNFILEEINNKNYLKNREITLVGNNWEIKGIAGDIASDGRLEIVTEKEKMFANIGEIHIKRD is encoded by the coding sequence ATGAGGATATTTAGATTTTCAGAGATTGACTCTACAAGTGATTTTTTAAAAAGAAAAGATGATAAAAGAGATTATGACTTAGCAATAGCTGAAACTCAAACTCATGGAAGAGGGAGAAGAGGCAATAACTGGGTATCACAAAAGGGAATGGCTCTTTTTAGTTTTCTATTAAAAGTAGAAGAAAACATCTCAATAGAAGAGTATTCTAAATTACCTCTAGTTACTGGAATAGCTGTTTTAAAAGGTTTGAAAAGAATTGAAAATTTAGATTTTAAATTTAAGTGGACAAATGATATATATCTTGAAGATAAAAAAATATGTGGAATTTTAGTTGAAAAAATCCAAGATTTTTTTGTTATAGGGATAGGAATTAATATAAATAATTCACTAGAGGGAGCAGTAGCAGATATTGCTACTGCTCTCACTATATCCACAGGAAAAAAATATATAGTTGAAGATGTTATTTTTACTGTATTAGATGAATTTAAAAAGCAGTATAAAAGATTTTTATGTGGAGAGTGGAATTTTATTTTAGAAGAGATAAACAACAAAAATTATCTTAAAAACAGAGAGATAACTTTAGTTGGTAATAATTGGGAAATTAAAGGAATAGCTGGAGATATAGCCAGTGATGGAAGATTGGAAATAGTGACAGAAAAAGAAAAAATGTTTGCTAATATTGGAGAGATACATATAAAGAGGGACTAA
- a CDS encoding ArsB/NhaD family transporter codes for MIYMAVGIAIFFIVFYLMITEKVPGPWATMIGGLIMALVGIINEEDALEAISERLEILFLLIGMMIIVHLVSETGVFQWFAIKVAQLVRGEPFRLVVLLAIVTALCSAFLDNVTTILLMAPVSILLAKQLRLDPFPFIITEVMSANIGGLATLIGDPTQLIIGAEGNLGFNEFLLNTAPVAVLSMILLITNVYLIYGKNMKVSNELKARVMELDSSRSLKDPVLLKQAAVIFALVLIGFILNNFINKGLAIISLSGAIFLVVITKRKPKEIFENVEWETLFFFIGLFMMIRGIENLNIINIVGDKLIKITSGKFDMAVFAVTWLSAGFTSIIGNVANAATISKILGVMIPTFEKIGETKAFWWALSFGSCLGGNITMLGSATNVVAVGAAAKAGCKIDFFKFFKFGGLIAFQTLILASVYLYVRYM; via the coding sequence ATGATATATATGGCAGTGGGAATAGCTATATTTTTTATCGTGTTTTATTTAATGATAACTGAAAAAGTACCTGGACCATGGGCAACAATGATAGGTGGACTTATAATGGCTCTTGTGGGAATTATTAATGAGGAAGATGCTTTAGAGGCGATTTCAGAGAGATTGGAAATTCTATTTCTTTTAATAGGAATGATGATAATAGTTCATTTAGTTTCAGAAACAGGGGTTTTCCAATGGTTTGCAATTAAGGTAGCACAGTTGGTAAGAGGAGAGCCCTTTAGATTGGTAGTTTTATTGGCAATAGTAACAGCACTATGCTCAGCATTTCTTGATAATGTAACTACTATTTTATTAATGGCACCAGTATCAATTTTGTTGGCAAAACAGTTAAGACTTGATCCTTTTCCATTTATAATAACAGAAGTAATGTCTGCAAATATAGGAGGACTAGCAACTTTAATAGGTGACCCTACACAACTTATTATAGGAGCTGAAGGAAACTTAGGATTTAATGAATTTTTGCTTAATACTGCTCCAGTAGCTGTATTATCAATGATTTTATTAATAACAAATGTATATCTTATCTATGGTAAAAATATGAAGGTATCTAATGAATTAAAAGCTAGAGTAATGGAATTAGATTCTTCAAGAAGTTTGAAAGATCCAGTATTATTAAAACAAGCAGCAGTAATATTTGCTTTAGTGTTAATTGGATTTATATTAAATAATTTTATAAATAAAGGTTTAGCAATTATATCTCTATCAGGTGCGATATTCCTTGTAGTTATAACTAAGAGAAAACCTAAAGAGATATTTGAAAATGTAGAATGGGAAACACTATTCTTCTTTATAGGTCTATTTATGATGATTAGAGGAATTGAAAACTTAAATATTATAAATATAGTTGGAGATAAACTTATTAAAATAACTTCAGGTAAATTTGACATGGCTGTTTTTGCAGTAACATGGTTATCTGCAGGATTTACTTCAATTATAGGAAATGTTGCTAACGCAGCAACAATTTCTAAAATTTTAGGTGTTATGATTCCTACATTTGAAAAGATAGGAGAGACAAAGGCTTTTTGGTGGGCACTATCTTTTGGATCATGCCTAGGAGGAAATATAACAATGCTAGGATCAGCTACTAACGTAGTTGCTGTAGGAGCTGCTGCAAAAGCTGGTTGTAAAATAGACTTTTTTAAATTCTTTAAATTTGGTGGGCTTATAGCTTTTCAAACTTTAATTTTAGCAAGTGTATATCTTTATGTAAGATATATGTAA
- a CDS encoding PTS sugar transporter subunit IIA has protein sequence MKFSSYLDPQFIFTDLKGTTPEEIIKEMVGRIAEKDKKVSEFKEQIISSVIKREREISTGMGNGIAIPHARMEKFDDFIVSIGVLENPIEVEIAATNKLDEVKLVFLIVSDVLKNKNILKVMSAVSRIATKHKDLLAKIKEEKRAAKIVSYIQESNIEIDHRITAEDVLSPDIRPALLTNTLEEIAKRLILEQTSGLPVVDENGYFLGEITERELIDYGMPDYLSLMGDLNFLTVGEPFEEYLVNESTTTIEKLYRKDEDIKIDRKTPIMEICFIMVKKGVTRLYVLDDEGKYYGMIKRSDIIKKVLHI, from the coding sequence ATGAAATTTTCAAGTTATTTAGACCCACAATTTATATTTACAGACTTAAAGGGAACTACACCAGAAGAGATAATAAAAGAGATGGTAGGAAGAATAGCAGAAAAAGATAAAAAAGTTTCAGAATTTAAAGAGCAAATTATATCATCTGTTATTAAAAGAGAAAGAGAAATATCTACTGGAATGGGAAATGGAATAGCTATTCCTCATGCTAGAATGGAAAAATTTGATGATTTTATAGTTTCAATTGGAGTTTTAGAAAATCCAATTGAAGTTGAAATTGCAGCAACTAACAAATTAGACGAAGTAAAATTAGTATTTTTAATTGTTTCAGATGTATTGAAAAATAAAAATATTTTAAAAGTGATGAGTGCTGTTTCAAGAATAGCTACAAAACATAAAGATCTTTTAGCTAAAATAAAAGAGGAAAAAAGAGCAGCTAAAATAGTTAGTTACATTCAAGAATCAAATATTGAAATTGATCATAGAATAACTGCTGAAGACGTTTTAAGTCCAGATATTAGACCAGCTCTTTTAACTAATACTTTGGAAGAGATAGCAAAAAGACTTATACTTGAACAAACAAGTGGATTACCAGTTGTAGATGAAAATGGATATTTCTTAGGAGAGATAACAGAGAGAGAGCTAATTGATTATGGAATGCCAGATTATCTTTCTCTAATGGGAGATTTAAACTTCCTTACAGTAGGAGAACCATTTGAAGAATATTTAGTAAATGAATCTACTACTACAATAGAAAAACTATATAGAAAAGATGAGGATATAAAGATAGACAGAAAAACACCGATTATGGAAATCTGCTTTATCATGGTAAAAAAAGGAGTTACAAGACTATATGTTCTTGATGACGAAGGAAAATACTATGGTATGATAAAAAGATCAGATATAATCAAAAAAGTACTTCATATTTAA
- a CDS encoding ArsB/NhaD family transporter, whose protein sequence is MENFKLFAGIFIFCVSFYFILFGKQPKSLTAIIGGSLMVLTGILDQEEALHAVGKNLEIFLLLMGLMMVVEIMSETGIFQWAAITVAQKAKGDPIKVLIMLSIVTAICSAFLDNVTTILLIVPMTALLARKLELDPFPFIIVQIFACNIGGTATMIGDPPNLIIASMGKLDFNHFIFNLTPLVVVNMVVLIITAKLLFKKKMVVSRELRASIMDLEPNRSIKNKTLLIQSCCLFGLILIGFLTNMVTNIGLAIISIMGSVLLLSLSKKSPEEIYKKVEWETLFFFGGLFVLVEGVDKLGIISKIGELLVEFTDGDLELTSSVVVVLSAILSPILGSVPYTLSFSKIIASIVPDFVGNTDVLWWALSLGACLGGNMTMVGAPANIVGVSIAGKADVHISFMDFFKYGILVVAESVILSIIYINLRY, encoded by the coding sequence GTGGAGAATTTTAAACTTTTTGCGGGGATTTTTATTTTCTGTGTATCTTTTTATTTTATTCTTTTTGGGAAGCAACCAAAATCTTTAACTGCTATAATAGGTGGTAGTTTAATGGTATTGACTGGAATCTTAGACCAAGAGGAAGCATTACATGCAGTAGGGAAAAACTTAGAGATTTTTCTATTGTTAATGGGGCTTATGATGGTAGTTGAGATAATGTCTGAAACTGGGATTTTCCAATGGGCAGCAATAACAGTTGCTCAAAAAGCAAAGGGAGATCCAATAAAGGTTTTGATTATGCTTTCAATAGTAACAGCTATATGCTCAGCATTTTTAGATAATGTTACTACTATATTATTGATAGTTCCTATGACAGCACTGTTAGCTAGAAAACTAGAACTAGATCCATTTCCATTTATTATAGTGCAAATTTTTGCTTGTAATATTGGAGGAACAGCTACAATGATAGGGGATCCACCAAACCTTATTATTGCAAGTATGGGAAAACTAGATTTTAACCATTTTATATTTAACTTAACTCCATTAGTAGTTGTTAATATGGTAGTATTAATAATTACTGCAAAACTATTATTTAAGAAAAAAATGGTTGTATCAAGAGAGTTAAGAGCAAGTATAATGGATTTAGAGCCTAACAGAAGTATTAAAAACAAGACTCTTTTAATTCAATCTTGTTGTTTATTTGGATTGATTTTAATAGGATTCTTAACAAATATGGTAACAAATATAGGACTAGCAATAATATCTATAATGGGATCAGTGTTATTACTTTCTTTAAGTAAGAAAAGTCCAGAGGAGATTTATAAAAAGGTAGAGTGGGAAACTTTATTCTTCTTTGGAGGACTTTTTGTTCTTGTTGAGGGAGTAGATAAACTTGGAATTATATCTAAAATAGGAGAACTTTTAGTAGAATTTACAGATGGAGATTTAGAGCTAACAAGTTCTGTAGTAGTAGTACTATCAGCAATACTATCACCAATTTTAGGTTCTGTTCCTTATACACTTTCATTCTCTAAAATTATAGCAAGTATAGTTCCAGATTTTGTAGGAAATACAGATGTATTATGGTGGGCATTATCATTAGGAGCATGTTTAGGAGGAAATATGACAATGGTTGGAGCACCAGCAAATATAGTTGGAGTTTCAATAGCAGGAAAAGCTGATGTACATATAAGCTTTATGGATTTCTTTAAGTATGGAATATTGGTAGTGGCAGAATCAGTAATATTAAGTATAATTTATATTAATTTGAGATATTAA
- a CDS encoding DegV family protein — translation MKIEVKVLNSIRLTKLLIAASRWLSKYADVLNDLNVYPVPDGDTGTNMSMTLQSVENELIKMNHEPTMNELVEIVSEAILLGARGNSGTILSQIIQGFLNGVRDKEEITVDDTIKAFVMAKEKAYQAVSEPVEGTMLTVIRRVAEEAVAYQGDRDDFIMFLVHLKNVAYEAVENTPNQLPKLKEAGVVDAGGKGIFYVLEGFEKSVTDPEMLKDLERIVRSRANRKERLEVTHEMEDIKFKYCTEFIIESGSFDLNEYKAKIMSLGDSMVCAQTSKKTKTHIHTNHPGQVLEIAGALGNLNNIKIENMEIQHKNLLLTEEENYQLQSTEKIFLRNENASPVAYFAIVDNKELGTLFLDTGATGVLIGGQTQNPSVADIEEGIKKIEAEKIIILPNNKNIISAAKIAAERSNKEVIVLETKSMLEGHFIVKNRFENIESVLKQAAQNRSIEITKAVRNTKVDDIQIEVGDYIALVNGKIGHKSKDMGELISNIYNTYINDDTLHVFSVLGAESNDATNKIVRDVKGIRYNEFLAGQENYPYYIYIEQRDPDLPEIAIVTDSTSDLTKEFIGDLGINIIPLKIKLNDNYYRDGVDISKREFWKRLLTEGVIPKTSQPSPAEFKEMYEKLFNKGYKKIISIHISSRLSGTQQAARVAKGMLSRGEDIAIVDSKAVTFALGHQVLEAAKMVKSGVSYDGILERLYEMQEKMKVYFVVNDLTFLEKGGRIGRASSIIGGLLKVKSVLKLENGEVTVETKTFGERGAFSYMEKLIKGESKKNSVILYTAWGGTNKELANADGIKNTGESSKKVEYRGRFEIGATIGAHTGPVFGFGMISKIF, via the coding sequence ATGAAAATAGAGGTAAAAGTACTTAACTCTATAAGATTAACAAAGTTATTAATTGCAGCAAGTAGATGGCTTTCAAAATATGCAGACGTTTTAAATGATTTGAATGTATATCCTGTTCCAGATGGAGATACAGGAACAAATATGTCTATGACTCTTCAATCAGTTGAAAATGAGTTAATTAAGATGAATCACGAGCCTACAATGAATGAACTTGTAGAGATAGTATCAGAGGCTATTTTACTTGGAGCAAGAGGAAACTCTGGAACTATTCTTTCTCAAATAATTCAAGGATTTTTAAATGGAGTAAGAGATAAAGAGGAGATCACAGTTGATGATACTATAAAAGCTTTTGTTATGGCAAAGGAAAAGGCATATCAAGCTGTGTCAGAGCCAGTAGAAGGGACAATGCTTACAGTTATTAGAAGAGTAGCTGAAGAGGCTGTAGCATATCAAGGCGATAGAGATGACTTTATTATGTTCCTTGTACATCTAAAAAATGTAGCTTATGAAGCTGTAGAAAATACTCCAAATCAACTACCAAAGCTTAAAGAAGCTGGAGTAGTTGATGCTGGTGGAAAAGGAATATTCTATGTTCTAGAAGGATTTGAAAAATCTGTTACAGATCCAGAGATGTTAAAGGATTTGGAAAGAATAGTAAGATCTAGAGCAAATAGAAAAGAGAGATTAGAAGTAACTCATGAGATGGAAGATATTAAATTTAAATATTGTACAGAGTTTATAATTGAGTCTGGTTCTTTTGATCTAAATGAGTATAAAGCTAAAATTATGTCATTAGGAGATTCGATGGTGTGTGCTCAAACTTCTAAAAAGACAAAGACACATATACATACAAATCATCCAGGACAAGTTCTTGAAATAGCTGGAGCTTTAGGAAATCTAAATAATATAAAAATAGAAAATATGGAGATTCAGCATAAAAATCTTCTTTTAACTGAAGAGGAAAATTATCAACTACAATCAACAGAGAAGATTTTCTTAAGAAATGAAAATGCGTCACCAGTTGCCTATTTTGCAATAGTTGATAACAAAGAATTAGGAACACTATTCTTAGACACTGGTGCAACAGGGGTATTGATTGGTGGACAAACTCAAAATCCAAGTGTTGCAGATATTGAAGAGGGTATTAAGAAAATAGAAGCTGAAAAAATAATTATTTTACCTAATAACAAGAATATTATTTCAGCAGCTAAAATTGCAGCAGAAAGATCTAATAAAGAGGTTATAGTATTAGAAACTAAGAGTATGCTAGAGGGGCATTTCATAGTTAAAAATAGATTTGAAAATATTGAATCTGTGCTTAAACAAGCTGCTCAAAATAGATCTATTGAGATTACAAAAGCTGTTAGAAATACAAAAGTAGATGATATTCAAATTGAAGTAGGAGATTACATAGCTTTAGTTAATGGAAAAATAGGACATAAATCTAAAGATATGGGAGAGTTAATCTCTAATATTTATAATACATATATAAATGATGATACACTTCATGTGTTTAGTGTTCTTGGGGCAGAATCTAATGATGCAACAAATAAGATTGTTAGAGATGTAAAAGGAATTAGATACAATGAGTTTTTAGCAGGGCAAGAAAACTATCCATATTATATCTATATTGAGCAAAGAGATCCTGATCTGCCAGAGATTGCTATTGTAACAGATTCTACATCTGATTTAACAAAAGAGTTTATTGGAGATTTAGGAATCAATATAATTCCATTGAAAATTAAGTTAAATGACAACTATTATAGAGATGGTGTAGATATAAGCAAGAGAGAATTTTGGAAGAGATTATTAACAGAGGGAGTAATACCAAAAACTTCTCAACCTTCTCCTGCTGAGTTTAAAGAGATGTATGAAAAATTATTTAATAAAGGATACAAAAAAATTATTTCTATTCATATTTCTAGTAGATTGAGTGGAACACAACAAGCTGCAAGAGTGGCTAAAGGTATGCTTTCAAGAGGTGAAGATATAGCTATAGTAGACTCTAAAGCTGTAACTTTTGCTTTGGGACATCAAGTATTAGAAGCTGCTAAAATGGTAAAATCAGGTGTAAGCTATGATGGAATTTTAGAGAGATTATATGAGATGCAAGAAAAAATGAAAGTATATTTTGTTGTAAATGACTTGACTTTTTTAGAAAAAGGTGGAAGAATAGGAAGAGCATCATCAATAATTGGTGGATTGCTAAAGGTAAAATCTGTATTAAAACTTGAAAATGGAGAGGTTACTGTGGAAACTAAAACTTTTGGAGAAAGAGGAGCCTTTTCATATATGGAGAAACTTATCAAAGGTGAAAGTAAGAAAAATAGCGTAATTTTATATACTGCATGGGGAGGAACTAATAAGGAACTTGCAAATGCAGATGGTATAAAAAATACAGGTGAAAGTTCTAAGAAAGTGGAATATAGAGGAAGATTTGAAATTGGAGCAACAATAGGGGCACATACAGGACCAGTATTTGGTTTTGGAATGATTTCAAAAATATTTTAA
- a CDS encoding cupin domain-containing protein — protein MSSIGERIKKSRNDKGLSLRELASRVDLSASFLSQIEQGKASPSIENLKKIATSLDVKVSYLIEDEEETKNMEVVKRNERKYIESVDSNTKMALLTTSNIDKTMEPILYEIGPNGESGRSFYTHNGEEFIFILEGSLDVYIDEVVHSLNEGDSLYFKSSQKHRFKNSTDKLTRAIWVVNPPTF, from the coding sequence ATGAGTAGTATAGGAGAAAGAATAAAAAAAAGTAGAAATGATAAGGGACTATCTTTGAGAGAATTGGCTTCAAGAGTGGATCTTTCTGCCAGTTTTTTATCTCAAATAGAACAAGGAAAGGCTTCTCCTTCTATTGAAAATTTAAAGAAAATTGCAACATCACTAGATGTAAAAGTTAGCTACCTTATAGAAGATGAAGAGGAAACTAAAAACATGGAGGTAGTTAAAAGAAATGAGAGAAAATATATAGAAAGTGTTGATTCAAATACAAAGATGGCACTATTAACTACTTCAAATATTGATAAAACAATGGAGCCAATCTTATATGAAATTGGACCAAATGGTGAAAGTGGCAGAAGTTTTTATACACATAATGGAGAGGAGTTTATTTTTATACTTGAAGGTAGCCTAGATGTGTATATTGATGAAGTTGTACATAGCCTAAATGAGGGAGATAGCCTATATTTTAAATCAAGTCAAAAGCATAGATTTAAAAATAGCACTGATAAATTGACAAGAGCAATATGGGTTGTAAATCCTCCAACATTTTAA